Proteins encoded together in one Manis pentadactyla isolate mManPen7 chromosome 6, mManPen7.hap1, whole genome shotgun sequence window:
- the KCNG2 gene encoding potassium voltage-gated channel subfamily G member 2, whose protein sequence is MAGRPGHAEPPGGPRPRLVIINVGGCRVRLAWAALARCPLARLERLRACRGREELLRVCDDYDAGRDEFFFDRSPSAFRAIVALLRAGKLRLLRGPCALAFRDELAYWGIDEARLERCCLRRLHRREEEAAAGRAGPEGRGPQGSPACALGPGDRLARGRHRLHDVVDNPRSGLAGRLFACVSVGFVAITAVGLCLSTMPDIRAEEERGECSPKCRNLFVLETVCVAWFSFEFLLRSLQAESKCAFLRTPLNILDLLALLPFYVSLLVSLAAGGAGGNQLLERAGLVLRLLRALRVLYVMRLARHSLGLRSLGLTVRRCAREFGLLLLFLCVAMALFAPLVHLAERELGARRDFSSVPASYWWAVISMTTVGYGDMVPRSLPGQVVALSSILSGILLMALPVTSIFHTFSRSYSELKDQQRAASPAPTLREDSTRSATATEDSSQGPDGAPADSVDGLMARGAA, encoded by the exons ATGGCGGGGCGCCCGGGGCACGCGGAGCCCCCGGGCGGGCCCCGGCCCCGGCTCGTCATCATCAACGTGGGCGGCTGCCGCGTGCGCCTGGCCTGGGCGGCGCTGGCGCGCTGTCCCCTCGCGCGCCTGGAGCGCCTGCGCGCCTGCCGCGGCCGCGAGGAGCTGCTGCGCGTGTGCGACGACTACGACGCCGGCCGCGACGAGTTCTTCTTCGACCGCAGCCCGAGCGCCTTCCGCGCCATCGTGGCGCTGCTGCGGGCCGGCAAGCTGCGGCTGCTCCGCGGCCCGTGCGCACTGGCCTTCCGCGACGAGCTGGCCTACTGGGGCATCGACGAGGCGCGCCTGGAGCGCTGCTGCCTGCGCCGCCTGCACCGCCGCGAGGAGGAGGCGGCCGCCGGGCGCGCGGGGCCGGAGGGCCGCGGGCCACAGGGGAGCCCGGCGTGCGCCCTGGGGCCCGGGGACCGCCTGGCGCGCGGCCGGCACCGCCTGCACGACGTGGTGGACAACCCGCGCTCCGGGCTCGCCGGCAGGCTGTTCGCCTGCGTGTCCGTCGGCTTCGTGGCCATCACGGCGGTCGGCCTCTGCCTGAGCACCATGCCGGACATCCGCGCGGAGGAGGAGCGG GGCGAGTGTTCCCCCAAGTGCCGCAACCTCTTCGTGCTGGAGACGGTGTGCGTGGCCTGGTTCTCCTTCGAGTTCCTGCTGCGCTCGCTGCAGGCCGAGAGCAAGTGCGCCTTCCTGCGGACGCCGCTCAACATCCTGGACCTCCTGGCGCTGCTGCCCTTCTACGTGTCGCTGCTCGTGAGCCTggcggcgggcggcgcgggcggcAACCAGCTGCTGGAGCGCGCGGGGCTGGTGCTGCGGCTGCTGCGCGCGCTGCGCGTGCTCTACGTGATGCGCCTGGCGCGCCACTCGCTGGGGCTGCGCTCGCTCGGCCTCACCGTGCGCCGCTGCGCGCGCGAGTTCGGGCTCCTGCTGCTCTTCCTCTGCGTGGCCATGGCCCTTTTCGCGCCGCTCGTGCACCTCGCCGAGCGCGAGCTGGGCGCGCGCCGCGACTTCTCTAGCGTGCCAGCCAGCTACTGGTGGGCCGTCATCTCCATGACCACCGTGGGCTACGGCGACATGGTGCCGCGCAGCCTGCCCGGGCAGGTGGTGGCGCTCAGCAGCATCCTCAGCGGCATCCTGCTCATGGCCCTCCCCGTCACCTCCATCTTCCACACCTTCTCGCGCTCCTACTCGGAGCTCAAGGACCAGCAGCGCGCCGCCAGCCCCGCGCCGACCCTGCGCGAGGACAGCACGCGCTCCGCCACGGCCACCGAGGACAGCTCGCAGGGGCCCGACGGCGCGCCTGCCGACTCCGTGGACGGGCTGATGGCGCGCGGGGCCGCCTGA